ATTCCTCAGAAATACCTTCATAAGAAACTAACCGCATCACCTGAGAGTTTCCTTCAACCGCATAGTTAAAGTAAACATCCAAATCAATCTGCTCTGCTAGTTGTTGAAAAATACTGTCAATCAATGCTAATGGTTGCTGGGTAGATAGGAGACTGTTAGCCGTATTAAATAGTAGCTGGAGATTTTTGTAGCCTGATAACAGATCTTTTTGAATTTGTTTGAGTTTAGTAACATCTTGGAAGGTCATAATACAGGTTATTGGATAACCGTGTATAGCTGGCAGAGCATCAGAATATATGAGAAGAGAGTAAATACCTTTAGATGTATGCCAGTCTACCTCAACTCCCACCAAACTTTCTCCACGCGCCACTCGCACCCCTGGCATTTGTTCATTAGGGATGCGATTACCTGCGGCATCCGTACAATGGTAAATAGTGTGATATTCTTCCGCTGGTTTGTTTTTGGGAAATTCACCCCCAGCTAATTTATCAGCAGCTTGATTAGAAAATGTCACCCGCGCCGTTACTGGTTCGAGAAATATTACTGGAATCGGTATCCAGTTAAGTACATCCTCTAGCCATTTTTGGTGATTTCGCAGCAAATTCTCGGACTGCTTTCGCCCTGTAATATCTAAGAATGCTCCGATACATCCTCTGGTTTTACCATCTTCACTAAATAGCGGGGTGACAGACTCTAACAAAGTCATGACTGTGCCATCGTCATAGACAACATCAACTTCAAAATCCAAAATTTCTACACCATGAGCCGCAGAATACTGCATGGGCAGTTCTGTTTCGGTCAGTTCTTTACCTTCATGGAACACTTTAAATTTTGTTGGCCTTTCTTCTGGGGGAGCAGTAAGAGAGCCATTTTGATCAGTCTGCATCCTTAGTAACTTGGCAAAAGCCGGATTCATGTTAATAGTTTTGCATTCTGGATCTTTTGCGATGCCAATACCAATAGGAATCATGTCCAACAAAGTTTGTAACTCGGTGACTTTTCGCTGTAATTTTTGGTTGAGTTGGAGGATTTTTTCCTCAGTCTGCTTTTTATCGGTAATATTCCGTGTCACAGTAGCGAAGGCTATTGGCTCTCCTGTGTTTCTATCATTGATAGTGAAGAGTTGATAATCAACGGGTATTGCTTGGCCTGTCTCAAAGTTACGGAAACGAAATTCTCCTTGCCAACGTCCAACTTTGATTGCAGTTGGTAAAATATGCTCTTGTAGATATGCCTGATCTGCCGAAATGATGAAATCTGATATTTGCTTTTGCTTTACCTCTTCCATGCTTGTCAGCCCAACCAACTTTTGCCCCGCCTCATTGATATAAGTAGCTTGTCCTGTAAGAGTAGCTATCCCAATAAAGTCTGAGCTATTTTCGATCACGGATACTAATTTTTGTTGTGCCGCTTCTGCTTCTTGGAGTTGACGAAGTGCAGCTTGCTGTTCCGTTAAATCTAGAATAAAGCATACTGCTTTCTCCCGTTCTTCTCCCAGTAACACAAAACCAACTAACACGGAAACACGACTACCATCTTTGCGAATATATTCTTTGTTAAATGGTACACAATTGGCATCCGCACTAGACTGGGCTTGAGCGATTACTTGTTCATCAAAATCTATATATTCTGGTGGTGTCAGATTCCACCAATTTATCCTCCCAGCTAATAAATCCTCTTGTGTATAACCAACTATTCTCAGAAATTCGTCGTTTCCTTGGTAAATACTCCCATCAATATTGCTAAATAAAATCCCAATAATATTAGCGTTGACGAAACTTTGCAGTTTCTCTTCATTTTCTTTCAATGCTGCTTGGGTGCTTTTACGCTGACGACTAAGGCGATCAATTACCATAGCCATTTGCCAAATTAAAACGCTAAAAATTATAATTAGAATAGTAGCAAACAGTGAAATGGCAAGGACAGGATCATACATCCTCCCTTGTAAACCTTTAAGTATTAACCAACCGACAACAAAAGGTACTGTTATTGCTGGGAATAATAAACGCCGAGCTATTAAACCACCATCACTCTTACTGGTTATTACCTGCATTAAACCATGTTTTGAACCCGCCCACAGAATGCCGATAGATAACGCCATTAAAGTCAGTGCCGTATGCAATGCCATTGATGTTGTATATCGGGTAACACCATAGAGAATTTTCTGTTCGTAGGCATAACCCAGCAACGACTCTAAGGAAATAAAAGCGACTATGAGGGCAAAAATTTGGGTAGACCAATAGGTAAGCTGTTTTTTTGGCTGAACAATGAAATATAGTGCTAAACCAATTAGCGTAAAACTTGTTGCCGTATTAATCCCCATCCGTCCAGCATGGGATGTCGTCACTACTATTGGTGAGTCCGGAAATAACAGTTCGTCAATACCGAAATTCCAGTCAAACAAATATTGAATAAGGGTCAGTAAACCAATTCCAGTTACTGTTACCGCACAAAATCGAGCCAGCCACAAATAAAGAAAATACCGACGGGGAGAATTCCTATTATTTACCTCTGTCTCTGTTTCCCCTAAACTTATCCTCCGAGCCGCTATGATTTGGGATAGCCAGAGGGACAATCCAGACAACAAAAAACACAGTGCTGTATTCGCCTTCATTGTGGCAGGACTACCTGGAAAGCCCTTTTTAAGAATTTCAATATCAAAATACCAACCTAGTATTACCAAACTACCAATGAAGATAGCGATTACACTAGTAACTTTGACTACCCCTAGCCGTGCAAGTATTGTCGGTAAATATTTTATCCTCAAATAATGAATATTTAACATTGAGGTTTTTGCACCTGTATCTTAGCTATGAAAAAAATGATTTTACTATTTTTAATACTTTAATAGCAATCATTGGTGTCAACTTAAGTAAGGGCGTATTTTTTAATTAGGGGCGTATTGCAATACGCCCCTACTTATCCGTCGGCTTCCACACCCGCGGTGGGAATAAATTCCCTGTCTAATAGCTCAAGTCCACGCTCAGTGGACTAAGAGGATGAATGAACTGGTGTACCAAATGTTATTTTACCCCTCCCTAACCCTCACCTCTCTTTAGAGAGGTGACTTGATTTTCTGTTGGAAAGCTGCGGTGTACACACAAGTGATTGAATCGCCCCCTAACCCCCAAAATTGGGGGAACAAGAATTTTCAAAGTCCCCCAAAATTGGGGGATTTAGGGGACGAAATAGGCCGAAACTAAGACAGGTAAGACTTGTGCGTACACCGCAGCCTTGGAAAGGGGGGACTAAGGCTGACAGGTGTAGGTTTTTTACATTGAGATTTATAATAGGGGCCAGACTTGGCAGACAAGGAGGGAAAGTGGACAAGGAAGAAGGACAAAGAAGAATTAAAACCCATGAAGATAGGGAACATATCGGGCAGAATTTTCCGGTTCTTTCTCTTCACACTCCCTTGTCTACTTTCCTTCCTTGTCTTCCAAGTCCCGCATAAAACCCAATTGTAAAAAACCTACACCTGTCGGGGGGACTAAGGGGGGTAAACAATCATACCTGATACCACTTTTCAAACAACCGCTAAGGAATTTGAATACCTTACAGGATATGGGTTTTACGTTAAGTTGACACCAATGAATATCAATATAATCCTACACCTTTAATAATACTTCTAGTTGAAATAATTCTCATCTAACTATTAGCATAATATTGCACATAGGGATATAGAAGATAATCATGGTTAAAAATCTATCTTAGGAAGTATTTTATAATTATCTCTGTTGAAATCCTGGATGATCTAGGAGACTTCCAAATAAAAAAATATCCCAAAATTTCTTGTGGTGCAGGCATCTGTCCCTGCTAATAATATCTATCAGGAGGGAACCAGATGCCCATCCCACAAGATTGAATTATCTTTTTTGTGGAGTCTTCTAGGATGCGAAATCTCAACTTGTTATGATTGTTGAGTATGAAGAAAAAAGCCGAAATTTTAGCTTTTTTGCTACTTTCTTTTTCTTCTCCATTCTCAGCATTCACAACTTAATCACCATTACCAAAGCGCTTAATTAAATCCTCAGGACGAAGATTAGAAATAAATTCGCGGAAAGCTTCCTGTTCAGCTTCATCAGCATCACGATCTACAGGAATAGAAGCATCAGCAACGACTTCTTCCATCACCCAAATGGGGGTATTTGTCCTGAGAGCGATCGCTATCGCATCACTGGGACGAGCATCAATTTCTTTTTTGACATCCCCTTGCTGAAGAATCAACGCCGCATAAAAGGTATCCTTTTGGAGAGTATGAATAATGACCCGATCTAAAGTCATATTCCATATTTCCAACATATTCACAATCAGATCATGGGTTAAAGGTCGAGGAGGCTTTTGATTTTCCATCGCCCCCATAATTGCCCTAGCTTGTTCCTGACCGATGTAAATGGGCAAAGCGCGACGATCTGAACCATCCTTCAGAAGTACAATCGGGCTGCGGGTGAGCGCATCTAATGCTATACCAGCGACTTTCATTTCTATCATTGGTTTAGCCTCTAAGATTCTTTAATCGCTTGGAACTATGTTGCAGGTAATACATTTCTTCAGTTTTTTCTAGGACAGAAATAAACATAGGAATTTTCTTGTCTATAATGCTTCTATTAAACTCCGATAGCGTGGCATAAGCCATGGGCTAGGAGTCACCGAGTCAGTAGGGGCGTATAGCAATACGCCCGTACTGAACCACGTTCGCGGAGCGTCCCGGAGGGATATAGGAACGAAGGACACGAAGGAAGAAAGAAGAAGGAAGAAGGAAGAAGGAAGAAAGAAGGAAGAGAAGAGTTCACCAATGAGTCCTCAAATTTATCCGGTTATAGAAGAGTGAAAATGCAAGGGTTTTCAACATCTATTTTCAATAATATTGCACTTGTTTGCTGATAAAACTCTGTAAACATTTATCTATCAACGCTTTGGCTTTCTTTCAGCAAGTCCTATCTACTGATCAGGTATAAATGAGCCAATTACATACCCTCGTAACAACTAATTTATTTATCCTTCATAATTTTATCCTTCTTTAATCTTATGATTCAAGTATGCCTTGGGATTGATGTTAATATGTTAATATTCATTTACCAGAATTGGGAAATAAATTAAACTTACAGGCTTTACATTTTTTCCGAGAATTATTAGTTGATTTCCGCCAAAATTAGGCAATAAATAAAATTAGTTTCCCAAAAGCTGTGTTTACAGGATTAATTCAAGGTTTAGGAACCATAAAACCCTTAACGGCAGATTCGTGGCAGATTAGTTATCTTAGTCAGCCAGAGATGATTATTCAGGATTTAGCCTATGGTGATAGTGTGGCAGTAGATGGAGTCTGTCTCACAGTTGAAGAGATATTAAAGGATGGGTTTATTGCCACCGCTTCACCAGAAACCCTCCGCCGCACAACATTAGGTAAAGAAGAAACACAACAAAGATATGTAAATTTAGAAGCGTCACTGCGGGTGGGTGGTAAAGTCGGCGGTCATTTTGTCATGGGTCATGTAGACGGAATTGGTCAGTTAATTACATCTGAACAAACGGCTAGTTCGTGGGAAATGACCTTTCTTGCACCACAAGCGATCGCGCGTTATATTGTCCCTAAAGGTAGCATTGCTGTAAATGGTATCAGCCTCACCGTAGCTGAATATAAATCAGAATCATCTCAATTTACAGTTGCAGTCATCCCCCTCACATATAGCGAAACTAATTTAAGTCATTTAATCGCCGGTAGTTGGGTAAATCTGGAAGGAGACATCCTCGGTAAATACGTAGAAAAATTCCTAACTCCTGGAAATAATCACCATCAACAAGAGGAAATTACAACTGCATTCCTAGCAGAAAATGGATATTTGGAGAAGGAATAGGTGACTGTTGACTGTTGACTGTTGACTGTTGACTGTTGACTGGTGACTGTTGACTGGTGACTGTTGACTGTTGACTGTTGACTGTTGACTGTTGACTGTTGACTGGTGACTGTTGACTGTTGACTGTTGACTGTTGACTGGTGACTGTTGACTGCCAAGAAGTAAGAGACAATATCAATATTCTCTCTGTTTCCTATTCCCTGCCCCCTGTCACCTGTCAACGGTCAACGGTCAACGGTCAACGGTCAACGGTCAACTGTCAACTGTCAACTGTCACCTAATTACTGAGCTTGGGCTGTTTTTGTGCCTTGTGTGCCTTGTGCCAACTGGCTGATGCCACCTTCTAACTGCACACCTGGGTCAACAGCAACCCATCCATCTTGGGTGAGGTGACGAATTTCAAAGTGGAGGTGGGGACCAGTAGATTTACCGGTGCTACCAACTCGACCAATGACAGTTCCGGGTTCTACCCATTGACCAGGTTGAACAAAGATTTCTGACATATGCCCGTAGAGACTTTGTTGCGCCGAACTGTGATTAATGGTGACAGCTAAACCATAACCACCCTGCCAGTTAGCAGATTCTACTTGACCCCTAGCTGCTGCTAAAATTGGTGTGCCTGTGGGCGCTCCTAAGTCTGTACCAGCGTGAAAACGGCGATCGCCTGTGATAGGATGAACCCGCCAGCCAAATAAAGACGTAATTGGTGCAGCAGCAGCCAGAGGGAAGATCATTCCGCCACCGACAGTGCCACGATAGGCCAGGGTATTAGTATAAGGAACTTCAGGTAATACTGATGCCAGAGCGAAGTTATAAGACACCATACTAGGACGGGGGGCAAGATTACCCTCCATCATTGGTACTGGTAAACTGCCTACCTGGGGAGCGATAGGAGCAGAACTCACTTTTGTTGTACTAAACTCGCTAGGACTGGGGATAAAGCGATTAGCATGATAGGCAGCCTTGGTATGACTGCTCGTATTAGTTCTGGAAATCCGCCAATTATTTTGAGGTTGACTAATTTTACTGACATTACTAGCAACAGTTTCAGTAATGTTCTTAGCAACATTCTCACTTTGATTGCTGTTTGTAGTTATAGTTTTCCAGCCTAATTTATTTGGCACAGAGACTGGAGTTAATTTAGCAATTTCACTTTTCTTCAGCCAAGTTGGTGATGATTCTTTAGACTTAGCTACAGTAGGAATTTGTTTCGCTTCAGCGCAACTATCTTGTCTAATAGATACAGTTAGACCACAACCGCTAGACCGTTCTGTCACCACTACAGAACTAGGTGGTTGATATTTTTCCGCAGCCACACTATTGTATTCATTGGTATCAATATAAGCGTTGTTATAATCCTTGGGTTTATTCTCTGTATCCTTAGTAATGTCTTGAGAATTATTACCTGCTTGAGAAACTTCTGGGAGTTTTTTAATTACAGAATCAACTTTACTAACACTAGCAGCGGGTTGAGTATTTTCTGCTTTGGATTTAGAAATTCTTACACTAGCAGTCGGTTGAGCATTTTCTGATTCAGAAACACTTTTGCTATTTAGCCTCTTTCTCAGATTAGCTTGACGGGCAGAAAAATCTGGTTGTTGCTTGACTATTTCTGGAACAATAGTTTCTTTCTGAACTGGATTTGCAACTACTGTTGGTTGAGAATTCTCAATAGTGGGGACAATGTTGTCTATTGATGAAGTTTCTGTTTGAGCAGTTACAAACCCGCTACCGATAAGACTAAAACTACTTAATAAGCAGAGACTTTGTGCTGGTAGTCTAGAAGCCAAGCGTTTACTCGTACCACCGGAGTAAGATTTTTTATGGGCAGATTTATGGTGCTGCGGCATTTTTTCTCTTTTGTTGTGTGTAATAAAGGATAAATAATCAATTTTGGACTTTGAACTTCGGCAAAAACGCGCAGTCGAACCATGTGGGATTAACTCTAATCTTAGAGGTTGTTTAATAGCGTTCACGAAGTGTGCCGTATCCCTGCGGGAGCCGGAGGCATCAGGCATAGCGTGGCGTAGCCATAAAGTGTTTCGCTGTGACTTTAGGCACATTTAGATCCCCCCTAACTCCCTTAAAAAAGGGGGAACGGTCAACAAATTCTCCCTTTTTAAGGGAGATTTAGAGGGATCTAAAACTTTTGATACCGACAAGAGAACTTTATGGCTAAAACCACGCAAGCTATCAAACATCCTCTTATATATTAAATCCCAACTTGCTGCACTCAGTTATTGGTTTTGCTCAAAGCACTAAGTTTTTAACAAACTGAATCACTAAATAGAAGTTTGACGATAACCCAAACTAATTGTACCTGGTTGGACAGAAATTTCTGGTGTTAAAGCTGCTTTTGGATCATAAGTTGCCATTTTTAACCGCAGATTACCCTCTTGAGTTACTCCAACTACTTTACCTAAAAAATTATTGACATAAACCTGATCACCCATATTTGTGAGTAGATCAAGGTAGCGAGATAAAAGTATGCTTATTCCTTCTACCTGTAGGCACTCTATACCGGACTTAATTCCGATTAAAACCTGTGAGGTTAAGATTTCCAGATGATGAATCATCTGACAATTCTGGGAATTTTGCCATAATTGCAGATTAATTCCAGTTTCTGGAACTTGATTTGCCCAATTAATCCCCACACCAATAACGGCTTGAGTAATTTGTCCTTGATTAACCTTAGTTTCCGTTAAAATACCACCTAACTTACGACCATCTAATACTAAATCATTTGGCCATTTTATGCCTACAGATATACCACATTTTCTGAATTGTGCGGTAATTCCCCACGCACTGGCTAAAGTAAGTTGATAACTGCTGGTAGCTTCTAAGTTAGGAGTTATTGCCATCGAAAGATATAGACCCCCTGTAGAAGACTGCCATTGACGACCCCATTGCCCCTTGCCAGCGGTTTGCTGGGTGGCAATAACCACAGAGCTAGGTTTTTCTCCTTGGTCTATTAGTTCCCACAGGGTTTGATTTGTAGAGGATACTGTGTTAAAAATATGTAGAGAGAATGGTATATCTTGATGCTTATATTCTGCTTTTAAGCTATCTACCAGAAGTTGCTGATTAAATTCCACCACAGTTCACCATAGTTCAATTTTTTTTTGGCTGTTGTTCAAGTTATTATAAGAGCATCCGGTAAGCGTAAAGCTCACTGGCACTTAGCCTGTGAGATACAAGCGACACGGGGGATTTTAATCCATGCGGTATGTTAGAATTAAATTGTGAGTAAGAACAAAAAACATCTACGTATTGAAGCATCCTAGTCCGGAGAAATCCCGGCTCTTATGAAACAACGGTTAGGTTTAAGTCCTAACGGCAGTAAGACAAGAAAGAGCGAATAATGGCAGGTTGTGGAGCGTACCACATCTTGGCTTAGTGATGGATTCACAAAAACACTGAAAACAATAAAAGTAAGCGCAATTTCGACACTTTGATTAGCAGTTGTTTTGAGCGTTTAGGCGGCGTTTGACGGTCGCAGCAAGATTGGATTGGGCTAAACCCTTAATCTAATTCTGTTAGCAGAATCTCACAGGCTAAAGCCAGTGAGAGTGTCAATGATTAACGGTTGTTAATTTTCTGTTTAGGTTTGGTTAAAGATGCACACTTGGCACTGGCACAATTGGGAAGGTCTACCTTACCTAACCTGTAATCTTCTAAAACCCTGGTCTCATGGTTTCTTTACCCAACAGTTTTGGCCACGCTTACCTCATGAGCTAACTCTGGCACTACAACCAGAGGCTTTAGCTTATCGCTTAAAACAGGTACATGGCAATACTGTTTTAACTCCCCAGGAAGTTGATGATCATGTCAATACCAGTGATGATAATTTGGCATTGGCAGATGGTTTAATTAGTCAGCAAGCTTTACAAGCTGTGTGGGTAGCTTCTGCTGATTGTACACCTGTTTTGATTGGAGATGTGAAAACCGGACAGGTGGCAGCTTTACACGCTGGTTGGCGGGGGACTGCGGCGAAGATTATTCCGGAAGCTATTATGAGAATGCAATCTCATGGTAGTAATTTAGCAGATTTGCGCGTGGCTATGGGTCCGGCTATTGCAGGAGAAGTTTACCAAGTTTCTGTGGAAGTGGCTGCGGAAATCGGCAGTAGTGTTGTACCACATAATGAACCAGAAAAAATAGTTAATGCGTTACACGATTTACCCAATTCACCTTTACTTGTAGATACAGAACCGGGAAAGGTGCGTTTAGATGTGCGGCGGGTAAATGCTTTACAGTTGGAACAGTTAGGAATTAGTTTAGAACAAATTGCGATCGCTCCCTATTGTACTTTCCAAACTCCCGAACATTTCTTTTCTTATCGTCGAGAAAGGGAAAAAAAGGTGCAATGGTCAGGAATCGTCAGTACAGGTAAATAATTACATCTATAGTTTTTAAGGAAGCATTGTTATGACTATGCCACTTGTAGATGATCAAGTAATAGAAGAAAAATTGGTGACACTAAAAGATGTTTCTTGGGAGCAATTCAAAGGCATTGAAGCACATCTTCATGAAAAACAAAATGTTCGCTTGTCTTATTTATCAGGGATTTTAGAAATTATGGCTCCTATTGGTGAAAAACACGAAAAAGTTAAAAGAACTCTTGGCTATTTGTTAGAAGTTTACATGAGAGAGAAAGGAATCCGCTTTTATGGTCGAGGTGGTTTCACGTTAGAAGAACCTGGATATGCTGCGGGAACACCAGATGAATCTTACAGCATTGGGACAGAAAAGGAAATTCCCGATATCGTTATTGAGGTTATTGTCACCAGCGGAACTATTAACAGAACAGAGTTATTTAAACCTAAGAGAATACCAGAGATTTGGTTTTGGAAATCTAATCAAATTAAAATATTCAGTTTTACAGAATCTGGAGAATATGTAGAGGTAAATCGGAGTAGGTTTTTTCCAGATTTAGATCCAGCTTTGCTACTACATTATATTGCTATGCCTGATCAATATGATGCCGTTATTGCATTTGGGAAAATTATCCGAGAGCAAATTAATAAATAATCTCTATCCCCAGATAATTTGCATATCTAAAATAAAACCTGGTAAAATATCCTCACCTGATAATTCTTGAGGAAAATCTAATATTTCTATTGGTTTACCAAGACGATAAATTTCCACTTGCCGCATTTTCCGATTAATTAACCATCCTAATTTAACTCCATTATTGATATATTCCTGCATTTTTGCTTGAGTTTCCTGCAAAGTATCGCTCGGTGACATTAACTCTAAAACAAAATCAGGAGCAATGGGGGGAAACTTTTCTTGTTCTTCTGCTGTCAGTGAATTCCATCTATCATTTTGTATCCAAGCAACATCAGGAGAACGATTTGCACCATTGGGAAGTTTAAAACAGGTAGAAGAATCGAAACAAACTCCTAGTTTAGTTTGACGATTCCACATACCAAAATCTGCTGAAATTTCAGCATTTTTATTTCCTGTTATTCCTCCTGTCGGTGATATTATCAATAATTTTCCGTCTGCACTTCGTTCAAATTTAACTTCAGGATTTTCCCGACAAAGTTGATAAAATTGATTTTCGTTAAGTTGGATAATGGGGTTTAAGTTGACGGTAATAGCTGTCATAATCATCTCCTTGTGGATTGTATCAATTTGAGTTAGTAAATTATTTAAACAATACCAATTTGATTTTTAATATAGCTAAATCCAGAATCAAATTTAAATAATATACGGCAACTATATTTATCTAAAGCTTCTGCAATATCTGGATTATCAAAGTCTTTAGAGTTTCTATTAATAAAACAGCATTGGCGTTCATTTGACTTACTTAAATGCTCAACAATCGAAGCATAAACAATAGCATCTTGGGGTGTAAAGTCAAGTTCAGACTGATGTTTTATAGCTGCGGTTAGTATCTCCACTGTTAAAGGTATAATTTCACTAATCCCTAATAACTTTTCTACAATTATTTGGAATCTTTCCTTTTCTTCTTTCCCACTATTGACTAAAAACTCAGTAATTTCTTGATAAGTACGCACCTGTTGTTGATAAGGTAGAGAACGTCCAAGCTGAGAAAGCTCTTGGTGCAAATTTTGTGATAAATTTCGGCGTTTTTTTTCCCTACGAATCAGTGTTTCATAAGGTTCTGTGAAACTGAATGCAGGTAAAATCAAATTTATTCTGTCGGCTTCTGCTAAGTTTAGCAATTGTTGACAACTCTCCTGCTGTTCCTGAAGCAGTGCTAGTTCTAAAACAAAATTCGTTTCTACATAAACATTCATTGCAATTAAACTAATTCCTCCAATTTTAGGTAACCGTTGTGAATAGCATCAAATAAACCTGAATTCACTATCCAATTCATATTTGCTGGGAGTAAATCAACCGACGGTACTGTTAATATTTGA
The window above is part of the Dolichospermum sp. DET69 genome. Proteins encoded here:
- a CDS encoding M23 family metallopeptidase, with product MPQHHKSAHKKSYSGGTSKRLASRLPAQSLCLLSSFSLIGSGFVTAQTETSSIDNIVPTIENSQPTVVANPVQKETIVPEIVKQQPDFSARQANLRKRLNSKSVSESENAQPTASVRISKSKAENTQPAASVSKVDSVIKKLPEVSQAGNNSQDITKDTENKPKDYNNAYIDTNEYNSVAAEKYQPPSSVVVTERSSGCGLTVSIRQDSCAEAKQIPTVAKSKESSPTWLKKSEIAKLTPVSVPNKLGWKTITTNSNQSENVAKNITETVASNVSKISQPQNNWRISRTNTSSHTKAAYHANRFIPSPSEFSTTKVSSAPIAPQVGSLPVPMMEGNLAPRPSMVSYNFALASVLPEVPYTNTLAYRGTVGGGMIFPLAAAAPITSLFGWRVHPITGDRRFHAGTDLGAPTGTPILAAARGQVESANWQGGYGLAVTINHSSAQQSLYGHMSEIFVQPGQWVEPGTVIGRVGSTGKSTGPHLHFEIRHLTQDGWVAVDPGVQLEGGISQLAQGTQGTKTAQAQ
- a CDS encoding biotin--[acetyl-CoA-carboxylase] ligase, whose product is MEFNQQLLVDSLKAEYKHQDIPFSLHIFNTVSSTNQTLWELIDQGEKPSSVVIATQQTAGKGQWGRQWQSSTGGLYLSMAITPNLEATSSYQLTLASAWGITAQFRKCGISVGIKWPNDLVLDGRKLGGILTETKVNQGQITQAVIGVGINWANQVPETGINLQLWQNSQNCQMIHHLEILTSQVLIGIKSGIECLQVEGISILLSRYLDLLTNMGDQVYVNNFLGKVVGVTQEGNLRLKMATYDPKAALTPEISVQPGTISLGYRQTSI
- a CDS encoding Uma2 family endonuclease; this encodes MTAITVNLNPIIQLNENQFYQLCRENPEVKFERSADGKLLIISPTGGITGNKNAEISADFGMWNRQTKLGVCFDSSTCFKLPNGANRSPDVAWIQNDRWNSLTAEEQEKFPPIAPDFVLELMSPSDTLQETQAKMQEYINNGVKLGWLINRKMRQVEIYRLGKPIEILDFPQELSGEDILPGFILDMQIIWG
- a CDS encoding bifunctional nuclease family protein, with protein sequence MIEMKVAGIALDALTRSPIVLLKDGSDRRALPIYIGQEQARAIMGAMENQKPPRPLTHDLIVNMLEIWNMTLDRVIIHTLQKDTFYAALILQQGDVKKEIDARPSDAIAIALRTNTPIWVMEEVVADASIPVDRDADEAEQEAFREFISNLRPEDLIKRFGNGD
- a CDS encoding Uma2 family endonuclease, whose amino-acid sequence is MTMPLVDDQVIEEKLVTLKDVSWEQFKGIEAHLHEKQNVRLSYLSGILEIMAPIGEKHEKVKRTLGYLLEVYMREKGIRFYGRGGFTLEEPGYAAGTPDESYSIGTEKEIPDIVIEVIVTSGTINRTELFKPKRIPEIWFWKSNQIKIFSFTESGEYVEVNRSRFFPDLDPALLLHYIAMPDQYDAVIAFGKIIREQINK
- a CDS encoding PAS domain S-box protein, producing MLNIHYLRIKYLPTILARLGVVKVTSVIAIFIGSLVILGWYFDIEILKKGFPGSPATMKANTALCFLLSGLSLWLSQIIAARRISLGETETEVNNRNSPRRYFLYLWLARFCAVTVTGIGLLTLIQYLFDWNFGIDELLFPDSPIVVTTSHAGRMGINTATSFTLIGLALYFIVQPKKQLTYWSTQIFALIVAFISLESLLGYAYEQKILYGVTRYTTSMALHTALTLMALSIGILWAGSKHGLMQVITSKSDGGLIARRLLFPAITVPFVVGWLILKGLQGRMYDPVLAISLFATILIIIFSVLIWQMAMVIDRLSRQRKSTQAALKENEEKLQSFVNANIIGILFSNIDGSIYQGNDEFLRIVGYTQEDLLAGRINWWNLTPPEYIDFDEQVIAQAQSSADANCVPFNKEYIRKDGSRVSVLVGFVLLGEEREKAVCFILDLTEQQAALRQLQEAEAAQQKLVSVIENSSDFIGIATLTGQATYINEAGQKLVGLTSMEEVKQKQISDFIISADQAYLQEHILPTAIKVGRWQGEFRFRNFETGQAIPVDYQLFTINDRNTGEPIAFATVTRNITDKKQTEEKILQLNQKLQRKVTELQTLLDMIPIGIGIAKDPECKTINMNPAFAKLLRMQTDQNGSLTAPPEERPTKFKVFHEGKELTETELPMQYSAAHGVEILDFEVDVVYDDGTVMTLLESVTPLFSEDGKTRGCIGAFLDITGRKQSENLLRNHQKWLEDVLNWIPIPVIFLEPVTARVTFSNQAADKLAGGEFPKNKPAEEYHTIYHCTDAAGNRIPNEQMPGVRVARGESLVGVEVDWHTSKGIYSLLIYSDALPAIHGYPITCIMTFQDVTKLKQIQKDLLSGYKNLQLLFNTANSLLSTQQPLALIDSIFQQLAEQIDLDVYFNYAVEGNSQVMRLVSYEGISEELAEKIEMLEFGQGLCGTVAQTLQTIALDHVQESTDPKTEILRSLGIKTFYGYPLIAQGRLIGTLSFGSRSLCKFNETQKSLMQAVCDQIAIAKDRANLIASLQVQTEELRDANRMKDEFLAVLSHELRSPLNAIVGWSHLLQIRKFSEDQMAQGLETIERNAKMQNQLIDDLLDISRITRGKLKFNPRNCDLVPIIKLAIDTVSLAAQAKEINLHFYPYSEESGELGTQTRQLASSVIVSGDSDRLQQIIWNLLINAIKFTPQGGNVEIRLNKTGICSPELKSDHPQLTKYAEIQVIDDGVGITADFLPYVFDRFRQADSSSTRSYGGLGLGLSLVRHLTEMHGGTVDVESLGENQGSTFTVKIPLLEASRNAQEQKFEGETEKSPSVLLGSSACLPILEGVKVLVVDDEADSREFIAMVLKECQAEVTAVTSVPEALQMLIQWQPDVLVSDIGMPGEDGYSLIRKVRSLSPQKGGNIPAAALTAYAGVEDRMRAIQTGFQLYLPKPIEPEELATVVASLVKHNVLSPDL
- the pgeF gene encoding peptidoglycan editing factor PgeF — protein: MHTWHWHNWEGLPYLTCNLLKPWSHGFFTQQFWPRLPHELTLALQPEALAYRLKQVHGNTVLTPQEVDDHVNTSDDNLALADGLISQQALQAVWVASADCTPVLIGDVKTGQVAALHAGWRGTAAKIIPEAIMRMQSHGSNLADLRVAMGPAIAGEVYQVSVEVAAEIGSSVVPHNEPEKIVNALHDLPNSPLLVDTEPGKVRLDVRRVNALQLEQLGISLEQIAIAPYCTFQTPEHFFSYRREREKKVQWSGIVSTGK
- a CDS encoding riboflavin synthase, with product MFTGLIQGLGTIKPLTADSWQISYLSQPEMIIQDLAYGDSVAVDGVCLTVEEILKDGFIATASPETLRRTTLGKEETQQRYVNLEASLRVGGKVGGHFVMGHVDGIGQLITSEQTASSWEMTFLAPQAIARYIVPKGSIAVNGISLTVAEYKSESSQFTVAVIPLTYSETNLSHLIAGSWVNLEGDILGKYVEKFLTPGNNHHQQEEITTAFLAENGYLEKE